The proteins below are encoded in one region of Legionella antarctica:
- a CDS encoding bifunctional helix-turn-helix transcriptional regulator/GNAT family N-acetyltransferase encodes MDSNPIDLLRHFSRKLVRELGMLQLNKVDKKEQPSYWHALIEINKASDLTISKLSQLLLVSLPTVSRIVCALIKNGLVTIREGSDKRERFLSVTEKGKDKIYYIDEYSNTKIKRAFYFLTIEDREQLIHSIEKYANALEQGRIIREQVKILRLSTSRTLRKQIIHLIEQIQVNEFHLPVTSEINAPILKAEEEYCYHQSCNFWYAVDGQGAIIGCIGLKKLNETQGEIKKFFVIPEYRGLGIAQQLMNNLIKNSIKHGFTKLFLGTVEQLRAARNFYLKNGFTPIEKELLPPQFKLSPVDTHFYLGDTKEVDKILGKLF; translated from the coding sequence ATGGATTCTAATCCTATTGATTTATTAAGACACTTTTCCAGAAAATTAGTTCGTGAATTAGGAATGTTGCAACTGAATAAAGTCGATAAGAAAGAACAGCCATCTTATTGGCATGCTTTAATAGAGATTAATAAAGCATCTGATCTGACTATTTCCAAACTAAGCCAATTACTATTGGTTTCATTACCCACAGTTTCTCGCATTGTATGTGCATTAATTAAAAATGGATTAGTAACAATAAGAGAGGGATCAGACAAACGGGAAAGATTTCTAAGTGTTACAGAAAAAGGAAAAGACAAAATCTATTATATTGATGAATACTCTAATACAAAAATCAAAAGAGCCTTCTATTTTTTAACTATTGAAGACCGGGAGCAATTGATTCATTCCATTGAAAAATATGCTAATGCTTTGGAGCAAGGTCGAATAATTCGGGAGCAAGTTAAGATTTTAAGGCTTTCTACGTCACGTACTTTACGAAAACAAATAATTCATTTGATTGAACAAATCCAGGTTAATGAGTTTCATCTTCCTGTTACCTCGGAAATAAACGCTCCTATTCTTAAAGCAGAAGAAGAATATTGTTATCACCAATCCTGTAATTTCTGGTATGCCGTTGATGGTCAGGGTGCAATTATAGGATGTATAGGCCTAAAGAAATTAAATGAAACACAAGGTGAGATAAAAAAATTCTTTGTCATTCCAGAATACCGTGGGTTGGGGATAGCCCAACAATTAATGAATAACTTAATTAAAAATAGTATAAAACATGGTTTTACAAAGTTATTTCTTGGGACCGTTGAACAATTAAGAGCAGCTCGAAATTTTTATTTGAAAAATGGATTTACACCCATCGAGAAAGAATTATTACCTCCACAATTTAAATTGTCTCCAGTTGATACTCATTTTTATCTTGGGGACACTAAAGAAGTGGATAAAATACTGGGTAAGTTATTTTAG